The proteins below come from a single Persephonella sp. genomic window:
- a CDS encoding inositol-3-phosphate synthase, translating to MPDKKIKIAIAGVGNCASALIQGIYYYKEKQNIEASGLMHEDIGGYKPWDIEVVAAWDIDERKVGYDVSEAIFNPPNCTTVFQRDIPKTGVKVRKGKVLDGYPEHMKNYPPENAFVLSDAKEDSIDTVAKVLMETGADVLINYVPVGAEQAARYYAEACLKAGVAFVNCMPTFIVSDDEWAKRFEAEGIPAVGDDIKSQVGATITHRVLTQLLLDRGVKIDRTYQLNVGGNTDFLNMLERSRLATKKKSKTEAVSSLIPYGMDPRNIHIGPSDYVPWLKDRKVAFIRLEGRLFGDVPMHIELRLDVEDSPNSAGVAIDAIRCAKLAQDRGIGGPLYSISAYTMKHPPIQYKDWQAREMVEEFIAGIRER from the coding sequence GTGCCAGACAAAAAAATCAAAATAGCAATAGCTGGCGTAGGAAATTGTGCCAGTGCATTAATTCAGGGGATTTATTACTACAAGGAAAAACAGAATATTGAAGCAAGCGGTCTCATGCATGAAGATATCGGGGGATATAAACCCTGGGATATAGAAGTTGTTGCAGCATGGGATATTGATGAAAGAAAAGTTGGATATGATGTGTCAGAAGCTATATTTAATCCTCCAAACTGCACAACTGTTTTCCAGAGAGATATCCCAAAAACAGGTGTAAAGGTAAGAAAAGGAAAGGTTTTAGATGGATACCCTGAACATATGAAAAATTATCCTCCGGAAAATGCATTTGTGCTCTCTGATGCAAAGGAAGATAGCATTGATACAGTTGCAAAAGTGCTTATGGAGACAGGTGCAGATGTTCTTATAAATTATGTGCCTGTTGGTGCAGAGCAGGCTGCAAGATATTATGCAGAAGCCTGTTTAAAGGCAGGAGTTGCTTTTGTTAACTGTATGCCAACATTTATTGTTTCAGATGATGAATGGGCAAAAAGATTTGAAGCAGAAGGTATTCCGGCTGTTGGGGATGATATTAAATCCCAGGTAGGAGCTACAATAACCCATAGGGTTTTAACACAACTTCTTTTAGACAGGGGAGTAAAAATAGATAGAACCTATCAGCTTAACGTCGGTGGAAATACAGACTTTTTAAATATGCTTGAAAGAAGCAGACTTGCAACAAAGAAAAAATCAAAAACAGAAGCAGTATCATCTCTCATTCCTTATGGAATGGATCCAAGAAATATTCATATTGGACCATCTGACTATGTTCCATGGCTTAAAGACAGAAAAGTTGCATTTATCAGGCTGGAAGGAAGACTGTTTGGGGATGTTCCTATGCATATAGAACTTAGACTGGATGTTGAAGATTCTCCAAACAGTGCAGGTGTTGCTATAGATGCAATTAGATGTGCAAAACTTGCTCAGGATAGAGGAATAGGAGGACCTCTTTATTCTATTTCTGCTTATACAATGAAACATCCACCTATCCAGTATAAAGACTGGCAGGCCAGAGAAATGGTTGAGGAATTCATAGCAGGAATAAGAGAAAGATAA
- the alr gene encoding alanine racemase: protein MSKDRVEYNLKLIHNYVKKDIFAVVKADAYGHGAENISRILQQYPFVKYLCVATAEEGKELRQADIKKDILVLGGVLPDEIKCFKDYDLVPVISDFNQLQLVQKYNISRIHIKFDTGMHRLGFLPEEIDQVLNSLNGLNVEGILSHFPSADIDPELTEKQIKQFQKIVEMVKKAGINPRYIHLQNSAGLMYKCDYCNAVRIGISIYGEKSAPNFSIPVKTVMSIKSKVIAIKNLKKGETVSYAGTFTAPKDMKIAIVSFGYADGLPRDLSNKGYFLINHQKANIIGNVTMDMTIVDVSHIKNIKIGDTVTVVGKDNGNEIYFEDIARLCGTIPYEIMCRISKRVKRVVI, encoded by the coding sequence ATCAGCAAAGACCGAGTTGAATATAATTTAAAATTAATACACAACTATGTAAAAAAAGATATATTTGCCGTAGTAAAGGCAGATGCCTATGGGCATGGTGCAGAAAATATATCCAGAATTCTCCAGCAGTATCCATTCGTAAAATATCTATGCGTTGCAACAGCAGAAGAAGGAAAAGAGCTAAGGCAGGCAGACATAAAAAAAGATATTCTGGTTTTAGGGGGAGTTCTTCCTGACGAAATCAAATGTTTTAAGGATTATGACCTTGTCCCTGTAATCTCCGATTTTAACCAGCTTCAATTAGTCCAGAAATATAATATATCCCGTATCCATATAAAATTTGATACAGGAATGCATAGACTCGGATTTCTACCGGAAGAAATAGACCAGGTGTTAAATAGCTTGAATGGTTTAAATGTAGAAGGCATTTTATCCCATTTTCCATCTGCTGACATTGACCCTGAGCTAACCGAAAAACAGATAAAACAGTTTCAAAAAATAGTTGAAATGGTAAAAAAAGCCGGAATAAATCCCAGATACATACATCTACAAAACAGTGCAGGACTTATGTATAAATGTGATTATTGCAATGCAGTCAGGATAGGTATTTCCATATACGGAGAAAAATCTGCTCCTAATTTTTCAATTCCTGTTAAAACTGTTATGTCAATCAAATCAAAAGTTATTGCTATAAAAAATCTGAAAAAAGGAGAAACTGTATCCTACGCAGGCACTTTTACAGCCCCAAAAGATATGAAAATAGCAATTGTGTCCTTTGGATATGCAGATGGTTTGCCAAGGGATTTATCAAACAAAGGATACTTCCTTATTAATCATCAAAAAGCAAATATTATAGGCAATGTGACAATGGACATGACAATAGTTGATGTCTCCCATATAAAAAACATAAAAATCGGGGATACTGTAACGGTTGTTGGCAAAGACAACGGAAATGAAATATATTTTGAGGATATAGCAAGGTTGTGCGGCACAATACCTTATGAGATAATGTGCAGAATATCAAAAAGGGTTAAAAGGGTTGTTATCTAA
- a CDS encoding bacterio-opsin activator has translation MVVLITSKPVDEHDLENLVGRVFFKAIDLLGGLHKLAEYRTLTWLPSLARAAFAIVLREEYLKTEEEIAEIVGLTRNTVRNILRADPNAAMFKIEHMDELTKEEKKELRVHTAGGVAKLAYKLVKEGEEAQTLLEFCREMSAKAVQVCEAPWAYTVLKHSKGLKYPVQDAAALKEKLGGITIKGIPASEVAEGLSYPIKNPAQLLHEIKEFLQMKGVE, from the coding sequence ATGGTAGTATTAATTACTTCAAAACCTGTAGATGAACATGATTTAGAAAATCTAGTTGGAAGGGTATTTTTCAAAGCAATAGACCTGCTTGGAGGACTTCACAAACTCGCTGAATACAGAACATTAACATGGCTGCCATCATTGGCAAGGGCAGCGTTTGCGATAGTTCTCAGAGAGGAATATCTCAAAACAGAAGAAGAAATTGCAGAAATTGTAGGTCTTACAAGAAACACAGTAAGAAACATACTCAGAGCTGACCCAAATGCTGCAATGTTCAAAATTGAGCACATGGACGAGCTGACAAAAGAAGAGAAAAAAGAACTAAGAGTTCATACCGCCGGTGGAGTTGCAAAACTTGCTTATAAACTGGTCAAAGAAGGTGAAGAAGCACAAACATTACTTGAATTCTGTAGAGAAATGTCTGCTAAAGCTGTTCAAGTATGTGAAGCACCATGGGCTTACACAGTGCTTAAACACAGTAAAGGCTTAAAATATCCAGTCCAAGATGCAGCAGCACTTAAAGAAAAATTAGGCGGTATAACAATAAAAGGCATTCCAGCTTCAGAAGTGGCTGAAGGTTTATCTTATCCAATTAAAAACCCTGCACAACTTCTCCATGAAATAAAAGAATTCTTACAGATGAAAGGTGTAGAATAA
- a CDS encoding KaiC domain-containing protein — translation MAEDPKYHEEEERVHEYREPKVVKESIFTGSKALEKAPKIYGIPTGIEGLDDLFFIVESEDGKIVKKSLGGIPAYSVFNITGVNDTGKSLMVEQFTVEQARKGHKVAFITVESPANFVIASIKMRAAAMGYNFDEFEDNVILIDAASHSTLRENIPDLLATLAYAIKTYHIKFTVIDSITGLFENREMMARGIVRRLFNFMKKWYQTALFVSQKRSGHEELTSEAAGGYAVGHIVDGTMVLAKELIDSSFKAKLYKKEIGEIVRLFRIDGCRMSGHDTRTHYLEITDTGLVRILGPIGK, via the coding sequence ATGGCTGAAGACCCTAAATATCACGAAGAAGAAGAAAGGGTTCACGAGTATCGGGAGCCCAAGGTAGTAAAAGAAAGTATTTTCACAGGAAGTAAAGCCCTTGAAAAAGCTCCAAAAATTTATGGAATCCCTACTGGAATTGAAGGATTAGATGATTTATTTTTTATTGTTGAATCGGAAGACGGAAAAATAGTCAAAAAATCTTTAGGTGGAATACCAGCTTACTCAGTTTTTAATATCACCGGTGTAAATGATACCGGTAAATCTCTTATGGTTGAGCAGTTCACAGTAGAACAGGCAAGAAAAGGCCATAAAGTAGCCTTTATCACAGTTGAATCACCGGCAAATTTTGTAATTGCCTCAATCAAAATGAGAGCAGCTGCTATGGGATATAACTTTGATGAGTTTGAAGACAATGTTATTCTCATAGATGCTGCATCACATTCAACACTAAGGGAGAATATTCCTGACCTGCTGGCAACCCTTGCTTATGCAATAAAAACTTATCATATCAAATTCACAGTAATTGACTCTATAACAGGGCTGTTTGAAAACAGGGAAATGATGGCAAGGGGAATAGTCAGAAGATTGTTTAACTTTATGAAAAAGTGGTATCAGACAGCACTTTTCGTATCCCAGAAAAGAAGCGGTCACGAGGAACTGACATCAGAGGCAGCCGGCGGATATGCAGTTGGCCATATTGTTGATGGAACAATGGTTCTTGCGAAAGAATTAATTGATTCCTCATTTAAAGCAAAACTGTATAAAAAAGAGATTGGCGAAATAGTAAGACTATTCAGAATTGATGGTTGTAGAATGTCTGGCCATGACACAAGAACCCATTATCTTGAAATAACTGACACAGGACTGGTCAGGATACTGGGACCAATTGGAAAATAA
- the serA gene encoding phosphoglycerate dehydrogenase codes for MFKVLVTDHLSNKGLDILNNDPEIDLDYQPEIRWEELLEIIKDYDAIITRSRTPVNEELLERAEKLKVVGRAGVGVDNVDLEGCSRRGILVVNAPGANTVGAAELTMAHLYAVLRKLHLAHESMMRGEWDRKRFMGEELDGKVVGIIGLGNVGSQVAIRCKASGATVIAYDPYIPREKGDRLGVELVDTLHELIKRSDIISLHCPLTEETKGMIGEKEFELMKDGVYFINCARGGIVDEDAMYEYMKKGKFAGIGLDVFSKEPPDDRIRRLFEFPNISLSPHIGANTYESQDKVAIKIAQQVIAALKGQFVEAAVNAPFTITEGFENIKAFLQLAEKLGSFLTQYAGGNFKELNIEVRGSIAEHIKPISAYVLKGFLEPILDRPVNIINAPFLAKERGINVIESSREEGLVFKDFIKITAVENGKEHIVGGTAFYNQIPKIMLVDGYWIDIDPEGVILMFENKDVPGVIAKIGEILARHNINIAGFRLGRLEKGKVALGALQLDEKITDVILEEILDIPEILKAKQIIL; via the coding sequence ATGTTCAAAGTCCTTGTAACTGACCACCTATCTAACAAAGGCCTTGATATACTCAACAATGATCCTGAAATAGACCTTGATTATCAGCCTGAAATTAGATGGGAAGAACTCTTAGAGATAATCAAAGATTATGATGCAATAATCACAAGAAGTAGAACTCCTGTAAATGAAGAACTCCTTGAAAGAGCAGAAAAATTAAAAGTAGTCGGTAGAGCCGGAGTTGGTGTTGATAACGTTGACCTCGAAGGATGTTCCAGAAGAGGAATTCTGGTTGTAAATGCACCGGGGGCGAATACTGTCGGAGCTGCTGAGCTTACAATGGCTCATCTATACGCAGTTCTTAGGAAACTCCATCTTGCCCATGAATCCATGATGAGAGGAGAATGGGACAGAAAGAGATTTATGGGCGAGGAATTAGACGGAAAAGTTGTTGGAATTATTGGACTGGGTAATGTTGGTTCTCAGGTTGCAATCAGATGTAAAGCATCTGGAGCTACAGTAATAGCCTATGACCCATATATCCCGAGAGAAAAAGGAGATAGATTAGGGGTAGAACTTGTTGATACCCTTCATGAGCTTATAAAAAGGTCAGATATTATTTCTCTCCACTGTCCTCTAACAGAGGAAACAAAGGGAATGATAGGAGAAAAAGAGTTTGAACTTATGAAAGATGGTGTTTATTTCATCAACTGTGCAAGAGGTGGCATAGTTGATGAAGATGCCATGTATGAATATATGAAAAAAGGTAAATTTGCCGGAATTGGACTTGATGTTTTCAGTAAAGAACCCCCAGACGACAGAATAAGAAGGCTTTTTGAATTTCCAAATATAAGTTTGTCTCCACATATTGGAGCAAACACTTATGAGTCTCAGGATAAAGTTGCAATTAAAATAGCACAGCAGGTAATAGCAGCCCTTAAAGGTCAGTTTGTTGAAGCTGCTGTAAACGCACCATTTACAATAACAGAAGGCTTTGAGAATATAAAAGCATTCCTGCAACTTGCCGAAAAATTAGGTAGTTTCCTTACCCAATATGCAGGTGGCAACTTTAAGGAACTTAATATAGAAGTTAGAGGTTCTATCGCCGAGCATATTAAACCTATTTCTGCCTATGTTTTAAAAGGATTTTTAGAACCTATTTTAGATAGGCCGGTAAATATTATTAATGCTCCATTTTTAGCTAAAGAAAGGGGTATAAATGTTATTGAAAGCTCAAGGGAAGAAGGACTTGTATTTAAAGATTTTATAAAGATAACAGCAGTTGAAAATGGAAAAGAACATATAGTAGGTGGAACAGCATTTTATAACCAAATACCAAAAATAATGCTGGTTGATGGATATTGGATAGATATAGACCCTGAAGGTGTTATTCTTATGTTCGAAAATAAAGATGTTCCTGGAGTAATAGCTAAAATAGGGGAAATTCTTGCAAGACATAACATAAACATTGCAGGGTTCAGGCTTGGAAGACTTGAGAAAGGCAAAGTTGCCCTTGGAGCTCTACAGCTGGACGAAAAAATTACAGATGTAATCTTGGAAGAAATCCTTGATATACCGGAAATTTTAAAAGCAAAACAGATAATACTTTAG
- a CDS encoding TIGR04219 family outer membrane beta-barrel protein has protein sequence MKRLFFAALSSVFAVTSALAVPGVDGEISAGYIKQSIDGSGSYKGNDIDTDELGLDDENSFFLRAKLEHPIPILPNIKLMYEKMRFEGTGTVKNNYTFGNITITVNDRVYSKLRLDHYDAVLFYNLPFVNVTHVLDAEIGLNIRVVDFYAKVKDLTTGDEDSKSLTIPIPMLHGAVEFKPVDYFSILVEGNGIAYGGHHFYDITGELKVKPFQTMIVKPFIGVGYKYEKIKIDDIDDVSADIKIKQPFVEAGILF, from the coding sequence ATGAAAAGATTATTCTTTGCTGCATTATCATCAGTTTTTGCTGTAACATCTGCTTTAGCAGTTCCCGGTGTTGATGGAGAAATCTCTGCCGGTTATATCAAACAAAGTATTGATGGTTCAGGAAGCTATAAAGGAAATGATATCGATACAGATGAACTGGGACTTGATGATGAAAATTCATTCTTCTTGAGGGCTAAACTGGAACATCCTATTCCTATTCTTCCAAATATCAAACTTATGTATGAGAAAATGAGATTTGAAGGAACAGGAACAGTTAAAAATAACTACACATTTGGTAATATCACAATTACAGTAAATGACAGGGTTTATTCCAAACTTCGTTTAGACCACTATGATGCAGTTCTTTTTTATAACCTTCCATTTGTGAATGTAACACATGTTTTAGATGCAGAAATAGGACTAAATATCAGAGTTGTTGATTTTTATGCAAAAGTTAAAGATTTAACTACCGGAGATGAAGATTCAAAATCCCTTACAATTCCTATTCCAATGCTACATGGTGCTGTTGAATTTAAACCTGTTGATTATTTCTCCATACTTGTTGAAGGAAATGGTATAGCTTATGGAGGACATCATTTTTATGATATTACCGGAGAGTTAAAAGTAAAACCTTTTCAAACAATGATAGTAAAGCCGTTTATCGGTGTTGGATATAAGTATGAAAAGATTAAAATAGATGATATTGATGATGTTTCTGCTGATATCAAGATAAAACAGCCTTTTGTGGAAGCAGGAATTCTATTCTAA
- a CDS encoding sigma-54 dependent transcriptional regulator, whose protein sequence is MENQNFSILVVDDEENITSLLKDILEDEGFNVDVAYSLHSAKEKLKEKDYDIVFLDVWLPDGEGTDLIHFIKDINPITKIIMISGHANIPIAVKALKEGAFDFLEKPISTDTILAVLEKAIKEIKKDLEYTFLKQELTKDIEIIGNSPPIQKLKKQIEKVARTNAWVMIFGENGTGKELVARSIHFLSDRANKPFVDINCAALPDDLIEAELFGYEKGAFTGAMTRKPGKLEIADGGTLFLDEVTDMSLAAQAKLLRVLEEKEFTRLGSNQKIKVDIRVISATNKDLEKEIEEGRFRQDLAFRLAVVPIYVPPLRERGEDIILLAEHFLKKSCIENKIPPVKLSEDVKKVLLKYDWPGNVRELKNLMERLCIFASGEEITLEDLPPYIFKGKSPVGKKKIEIKPLKKVREEAEKEVIKLALEKYNRNLKEVAKALEIDLSSLYRKLKQYNLEE, encoded by the coding sequence ATGGAAAATCAAAACTTTTCCATACTTGTTGTTGATGATGAGGAAAACATAACAAGTCTATTAAAGGATATACTGGAAGACGAAGGATTTAATGTTGATGTTGCCTATTCCCTTCACTCTGCAAAGGAAAAACTAAAGGAAAAAGATTACGATATTGTTTTTCTTGATGTCTGGCTTCCTGACGGGGAAGGAACAGACCTTATACATTTTATAAAAGATATAAATCCTATAACAAAAATCATTATGATTTCCGGCCATGCAAATATCCCTATTGCCGTAAAAGCCCTGAAAGAAGGAGCCTTTGACTTCCTTGAAAAACCTATTTCAACAGATACAATCCTTGCGGTCTTAGAAAAAGCCATAAAAGAAATCAAAAAGGATTTAGAATACACATTTCTAAAACAGGAATTAACCAAAGATATAGAAATTATAGGAAACAGCCCACCTATCCAGAAACTAAAAAAACAGATTGAAAAAGTGGCAAGAACGAATGCATGGGTAATGATTTTCGGAGAAAATGGAACAGGTAAAGAGCTTGTTGCCCGTTCTATTCATTTCCTTAGTGATAGGGCAAATAAACCATTTGTTGATATAAACTGTGCTGCCCTGCCGGATGATCTGATAGAAGCAGAGCTTTTTGGATATGAAAAGGGGGCATTTACCGGGGCAATGACAAGAAAACCGGGAAAGCTGGAAATAGCAGACGGGGGGACACTATTCTTAGATGAAGTAACAGACATGAGCCTCGCAGCACAGGCAAAGTTATTAAGAGTTTTGGAAGAAAAGGAGTTTACAAGACTTGGTAGTAATCAGAAAATAAAAGTGGATATCAGGGTTATATCAGCCACAAATAAAGACCTTGAAAAAGAAATTGAAGAGGGTAGATTTCGTCAGGATTTGGCATTCAGACTGGCTGTTGTTCCAATCTATGTTCCACCTCTAAGGGAAAGGGGAGAAGATATAATTCTCCTTGCTGAGCATTTCCTTAAGAAATCATGTATAGAAAACAAAATTCCTCCTGTAAAACTCTCGGAAGATGTCAAAAAAGTTCTCCTAAAATATGATTGGCCTGGAAATGTTAGAGAGCTCAAGAACCTAATGGAAAGATTATGTATCTTTGCTTCAGGTGAAGAGATTACACTGGAGGATTTACCACCGTATATTTTCAAGGGAAAATCACCAGTCGGAAAGAAAAAAATAGAAATAAAACCCTTAAAAAAAGTAAGGGAAGAGGCAGAAAAAGAAGTTATAAAACTTGCCCTTGAAAAATATAACCGTAATCTAAAGGAAGTAGCAAAAGCTCTTGAGATAGATCTTTCCTCACTTTACAGAAAACTAAAACAATATAATCTGGAGGAGTAA
- a CDS encoding heavy metal-associated domain-containing protein has protein sequence MDKFAVLSVSALMIGGISWFFFGGKDDKNEKKETTGKTKTVELNISGMHCAGCVAGIEATLRATEGVISASVNLATSKGVFEYDPAKITKEQIIAKIKELGYDASEDLENFEKKS, from the coding sequence TTGGATAAATTCGCTGTTTTATCGGTATCCGCGTTAATGATAGGTGGTATAAGCTGGTTTTTCTTCGGTGGAAAAGATGATAAGAATGAAAAGAAAGAAACTACAGGAAAAACGAAAACAGTAGAACTTAACATATCAGGAATGCATTGTGCCGGATGTGTCGCTGGTATAGAGGCAACACTTAGGGCTACAGAAGGAGTTATTTCTGCCTCGGTTAATCTGGCAACATCAAAAGGTGTTTTTGAATACGACCCTGCAAAAATAACCAAAGAACAGATAATAGCCAAGATAAAAGAGCTTGGTTATGATGCCTCTGAAGATTTAGAAAATTTTGAAAAAAAAAGTTAG
- a CDS encoding 6-carboxytetrahydropterin synthase, with protein MPYIVRVRREFQAAHYLTDYHGKPEPLHGHTWEVELFIRADKLDKGGMGFDFVEIHQFLDEILPDYKCMNDIYDFSPSAENVAKYIYDRVKEKYPTLQKVVVWETKHGGAEYFEE; from the coding sequence ATGCCATATATAGTTAGAGTTCGTAGAGAATTTCAGGCAGCCCATTATTTAACCGATTATCACGGAAAACCTGAACCCCTTCATGGACACACATGGGAAGTGGAGCTTTTCATCCGTGCAGATAAGCTGGATAAAGGGGGAATGGGATTTGATTTTGTGGAAATACATCAATTTTTAGATGAGATTCTCCCAGATTACAAATGTATGAATGATATCTATGATTTTTCTCCAAGTGCTGAAAATGTTGCCAAATATATATACGACAGAGTAAAAGAAAAATACCCCACCCTCCAAAAAGTTGTAGTATGGGAAACAAAACACGGTGGCGCCGAATACTTTGAAGAATAA